A window of Malania oleifera isolate guangnan ecotype guangnan chromosome 5, ASM2987363v1, whole genome shotgun sequence contains these coding sequences:
- the LOC131155724 gene encoding B2 protein-like isoform X1 has translation MENMHSFWQLGDELRGQTQVLEDHKWLLAASKLAEQTRSKGERMNNLDLSKGQVESRPRDKTGFQEDNKFESLNFNFLSLDSKMNENVSKSSFKNGMYNVNAVYLKSNGNGLGNLVGNKYSGNNHNNNKEPNNNSNNNNNENSNTINAVDKRFKTLPAAETLPRNEVLGGYIFVCNNDTMQEDLKRQLFGLPPRYRDSVRAITPGLPLFLYNYTTHQLHGIFEAASFGGSNIDPTAWEDKKCKGESRFPAQVRIRVRKLCKALEEDAFRPVLHHYDGPKFRLELSVPEVWQIILLPKATKEPSCLLGTWCLYWAHLGSFSKIINQSKA, from the exons ATGGAAAACATGCATAGCTTTTGGCAATTGGGCGATGAACTTCGAGGGCAAACCCAAGTCTTAGAGGATCACAAGTGGTTATTGGCTGCATCTAAACTGGCTGAGCAGACAAGGTCAAAGGGCGAACGGATGAATAATCTCGATCTTTCAAAGGGACAGGTTGAATCAAGGCCAAGGGACAAAACTGGATTTCAAGAAGATAACAAATTTGAAAGCCTCAACTTCAATTTTTTGAGCTTGGACTCTAAAATGAACGAGAATGTAAGCAAAAGTTCTTTCAAGAATGGAATGTACAATGTGAATGCAGTTTACCTAAAAAGCAATGGAAATGGCTTGGGAAATTTGGTTGGTAACAAGTATAGCGGCAATAATCACAACAACAACAAAGAGCCCAACAACAAcagcaataacaacaacaatgaAAACTCCAATACCATCAATGCAGTTGACAAAAGGTTCAAGACTTTGCCTGCTGCAGAGACACTCCCAAGGAATGAGGTGCTGGGAGGCTACATCTTTGTGTGCAACAATGACACAATGCAGGAAGATCTGAAACGACAACTATTTG GCCTGCCACCGAGGTATAGAGATTCTGTTCGGGCAATAACACCAGGATTACCTCTCTTTCTCTACAACTATACTACACACCAGTTGCATGGTATTTTTGAG GCAGCCAGTTTTGGGGGTTCTAACATTGACCCAACTGCCTGGGAAGATAAAAAATGTAAAGGTGAATCAAGGTTTCCTGCACAG GTAAGGATCCGTGTGAGGAAACTCTGCAAGGCATTGGAAGAAGATGCTTTTAGGCCAGTGTTGCACCACTATGATGGTCCAAAATTTCGTCTTGAGCTCTCGGTCCCAGAGGTATGGcaaattattcttcttcctaaggCTACAAAAGAGCCAAGTTGTTTGCTAGGTACTTGGTGCCTGTATTGGGCTCACTTAGGCTCATTCTCTAAGATAATAAATCAGTCAAAAGCATGA
- the LOC131155724 gene encoding B2 protein-like isoform X2, protein MENMHSFWQLGDELRGQTQVLEDHKWLLAASKLAEQTRSKGERMNNLDLSKGQVESRPRDKTGFQEDNKFESLNFNFLSLDSKMNENVSKSSFKNGMYNVNAVYLKSNGNGLGNLVGNKYSGNNHNNNKEPNNNSNNNNNENSNTINAVDKRFKTLPAAETLPRNEVLGGYIFVCNNDTMQEDLKRQLFGLPPRYRDSVRAITPGLPLFLYNYTTHQLHGIFEAASFGGSNIDPTAWEDKKCKGESRFPAQVRIRVRKLCKALEEDAFRPVLHHYDGPKFRLELSVPETLDLLDLCEQAGV, encoded by the exons ATGGAAAACATGCATAGCTTTTGGCAATTGGGCGATGAACTTCGAGGGCAAACCCAAGTCTTAGAGGATCACAAGTGGTTATTGGCTGCATCTAAACTGGCTGAGCAGACAAGGTCAAAGGGCGAACGGATGAATAATCTCGATCTTTCAAAGGGACAGGTTGAATCAAGGCCAAGGGACAAAACTGGATTTCAAGAAGATAACAAATTTGAAAGCCTCAACTTCAATTTTTTGAGCTTGGACTCTAAAATGAACGAGAATGTAAGCAAAAGTTCTTTCAAGAATGGAATGTACAATGTGAATGCAGTTTACCTAAAAAGCAATGGAAATGGCTTGGGAAATTTGGTTGGTAACAAGTATAGCGGCAATAATCACAACAACAACAAAGAGCCCAACAACAAcagcaataacaacaacaatgaAAACTCCAATACCATCAATGCAGTTGACAAAAGGTTCAAGACTTTGCCTGCTGCAGAGACACTCCCAAGGAATGAGGTGCTGGGAGGCTACATCTTTGTGTGCAACAATGACACAATGCAGGAAGATCTGAAACGACAACTATTTG GCCTGCCACCGAGGTATAGAGATTCTGTTCGGGCAATAACACCAGGATTACCTCTCTTTCTCTACAACTATACTACACACCAGTTGCATGGTATTTTTGAG GCAGCCAGTTTTGGGGGTTCTAACATTGACCCAACTGCCTGGGAAGATAAAAAATGTAAAGGTGAATCAAGGTTTCCTGCACAG GTAAGGATCCGTGTGAGGAAACTCTGCAAGGCATTGGAAGAAGATGCTTTTAGGCCAGTGTTGCACCACTATGATGGTCCAAAATTTCGTCTTGAGCTCTCGGTCCCAGAG ACCCTGGACCTGCTAGACCTGTGTGAGCAGGCAGGCGTATGA
- the LOC131155725 gene encoding transcription and mRNA export factor ENY2-like — MRHSVNRPPTPDAREDQEKEPTLQEIINVKLIESGEKERLMELLRERLIECGWKDDMKALCRAFVKKKGRNNVTVDDLVHVITPKGRASIPDSVKAELLQRIRTFLVSAAL; from the exons AT GAGGCATTCCGTGAATCGTCCGCCGACGCCCGATGCACGGGAGGATCAAGAAAAAGAACCCACGCTTCAAGAAATTATTAACGTCAAG CTGATTGAGAGTGGGGAGAAGGAACGGCTGATGGAGCTTCTTAGGGAAAGGCTAATAGAGTGTGGTTGGAAGGATGACATGAAAGCACTTTGCAG GgcatttgtgaagaagaaagggAGGAATAATGTCACTGTGGATGACCTTGTACATGTTATCACCCCAAAAGGAAGAG CATCCATTCCCGATTCTGTAAAGGCTGAGTTGTTGCAAAGAATCCGAACTTTTCTCGTTTCAGCTGCTCTTTGA